In a genomic window of Candidatus Eisenbacteria bacterium:
- a CDS encoding DUF2089 domain-containing protein, whose protein sequence is MIHRQPPTCAACGGEMVVRELECPACDITVRGRFETCPFCTLSQQQLDLIKIFLKSRGNIKEVEREMGISYPTVRARLEEVVRALGFAPVPEVTKDMKAELLAKLEAGEIDADEFLRRLADASA, encoded by the coding sequence ATGATTCATAGACAGCCGCCGACCTGCGCCGCGTGCGGCGGCGAGATGGTGGTCAGGGAGCTCGAGTGCCCGGCGTGCGACATCACGGTCCGCGGGCGCTTCGAGACCTGCCCCTTCTGCACGCTGTCGCAGCAGCAGCTCGACCTCATCAAGATCTTCCTGAAGTCGCGCGGGAACATCAAGGAGGTCGAGCGCGAGATGGGCATCTCCTACCCCACGGTCCGCGCTCGACTCGAGGAGGTTGTGCGGGCGCTCGGATTCGCCCCGGTACCCGAGGTGACGAAGGACATGAAGGCCGAGCTTCTGGCGAAGCTCGAGGCGGGAGAGATCGATGCAGACGAGTTCCTACGACGGCTGGCCGACGCGTCCGCTTAG
- a CDS encoding zinc ribbon domain-containing protein produces the protein MPIYEYECKACGSRFEELESFEARDKPHTCPVCGARKSRPLVSRVAGGATSSCASCSAASCRSCGSG, from the coding sequence ATGCCCATCTACGAGTACGAGTGCAAGGCCTGCGGCTCGCGCTTCGAGGAGCTTGAGTCGTTCGAGGCGAGGGACAAGCCCCATACCTGCCCCGTCTGCGGGGCGCGGAAGTCGCGGCCGCTCGTGTCCCGGGTGGCCGGTGGCGCCACCAGCTCCTGCGCCTCCTGTTCCGCCGCGTCCTGCAGGTCCTGCGGTTCGGGCTGA
- a CDS encoding phosphopyruvate hydratase: protein MMTIADVFAREILDSRGNPTVEVDVTLESGVVGRAAVPSGASTGTHEAVELRDGDEKRYGGKGVQKAVANVNETIAPEIIGLDADEQTDIDGILLELDGTENKASLGANAILGVSLACARAAAVALDIPLYRHIGGVNARTLPVPLMNVLNGGKHADNNLDIQEFMIVPAGAPSFTEAIRMGAEVFHALKSVLKAQGLSVAVGDEGGFAPNLGSNEEALGAIVRAIDKAGYEPGGDVFLALDAAASEFHKDGRYVFAAEKKSRTSEEMVEYYAELVDRYPIISIEDGLAEDDWRGWVRLTEQLGGDIQIVGDDIFVTNPDRLARGIEEGAANSILVKLNQIGTLTETLDTVAMAHRSGLTTVISHRSGETEDSIIADVAVAVNAGQIKSGSASRTDRLCKYNQLIRIEEE from the coding sequence ATGATGACCATCGCAGACGTGTTCGCCCGGGAGATCCTCGACTCGCGCGGGAACCCGACGGTCGAGGTGGACGTGACGCTCGAATCGGGCGTCGTGGGGCGGGCCGCGGTGCCGTCCGGCGCCTCAACGGGCACGCACGAGGCCGTCGAGCTCCGGGACGGCGACGAGAAGCGCTACGGCGGCAAGGGCGTCCAGAAGGCCGTGGCGAACGTCAACGAGACCATCGCCCCGGAGATCATCGGTCTCGACGCCGACGAGCAGACCGACATCGACGGCATCCTCCTCGAACTGGACGGCACGGAGAACAAGGCGTCGCTCGGGGCGAACGCGATCCTCGGCGTCTCGCTCGCCTGCGCGCGGGCCGCGGCGGTCGCGCTCGACATCCCGCTCTACCGCCACATCGGAGGCGTGAACGCGAGGACCCTCCCCGTCCCGCTCATGAACGTCCTCAACGGCGGCAAGCACGCCGACAACAACCTCGACATCCAGGAGTTCATGATCGTTCCGGCAGGCGCGCCGTCCTTCACCGAGGCCATCCGCATGGGCGCGGAGGTCTTCCACGCCCTGAAGAGCGTTCTCAAGGCGCAGGGGCTTTCCGTCGCCGTGGGCGACGAGGGCGGGTTCGCGCCGAACCTCGGCTCGAACGAGGAGGCGCTCGGCGCGATCGTCCGCGCCATCGACAAGGCCGGGTATGAGCCCGGCGGCGACGTCTTCCTCGCGCTCGACGCCGCCGCGAGCGAGTTCCACAAGGACGGCCGGTACGTCTTCGCGGCCGAGAAGAAGAGCCGCACGAGCGAGGAGATGGTCGAGTACTACGCTGAGCTCGTGGACCGCTACCCCATCATCTCCATCGAGGACGGCCTGGCCGAGGACGACTGGCGCGGCTGGGTTCGACTGACCGAGCAGCTCGGCGGCGACATCCAGATCGTGGGCGACGACATCTTCGTGACGAACCCCGACCGCCTCGCCCGCGGGATCGAGGAGGGCGCGGCGAACTCGATCCTCGTCAAGCTCAACCAGATCGGGACGCTCACCGAGACGCTCGACACCGTCGCGATGGCGCACCGGAGCGGGCTCACGACGGTCATCTCGCACCGCTCGGGTGAGACCGAGGACTCGATCATCGCCGACGTCGCCGTCGCGGTGAACGCGGGGCAGATCAAGAGCGGAAGCGCGTCGAGGACGGACCGCCTCTGCAAGTACAACCAGCTCATCCGCATCGAGGAGGAGC